Proteins co-encoded in one Populus trichocarpa isolate Nisqually-1 chromosome 10, P.trichocarpa_v4.1, whole genome shotgun sequence genomic window:
- the LOC18102262 gene encoding uncharacterized protein LOC18102262, which yields MDSIEHRTIHANGITMHVAIKGSENAPVILFLHGFPESWYSWRYQILALSSLGYRSVAPDLRGYGDTDAPAEITSYTCFHLVGDLIGLLDVVAPNEDKVFVVAHDWGAIIAWYMCLFRPDRVKALVNTSVLFIPRNPKRKFVETLRALYGDDYYMCRFQEPGVIEAEYAERGTERVLKELLTHRVAGPLFLPKGKGLNGAPLDAPIVLPSWLSEEDFKYYTNKFEQKGFTGGLNYYRNLDRNWELTAPWTGAQVTVPVKFIIGDEDLTYNSLGGKDYIDSGGFKRDVPFLEELVVMEGVGHFLNQEKADEINKHIYDFFQKF from the exons ATGGACTCCATAGAACACAGAACCATTCATGCTAATGGCATTACCATGCATGTAGCAATCAAAGGCTCAGAGAATGCTCCGGTTATTCTATTTCTCCATGGATTCCCCGAATCATGGTACTCCTGGAGATACCAGATTTTAGCTCTATCCTCACTTGGCTATAGATCTGTGGCACCTGACTTGAGAGGGTATGGTGACACAGACGCCCCAGCTGAGATTACAAGCTACACATGCTTCCATTTGGTTGGTGATTTAATTGGGTTGCTTGATGTTGTGGCACCGAATGAAGATAAAGTTTTTGTTGTGGCACATGATTGGGGTGCTATAATAGCTTGGTATATGTGTTTGTTTAGACCAGATAGAGTTAAAGCTCTGGTTAATACCAGTGTTTTGTTTATTCCGAGGAATCCTAAGAGGAAATTTGTTGAGACTTTGAGGGCTCTTTATGGTGATGATTACTACATGTGCAGATTTCAG GAGCCTGGAGTGATTGAAGCAGAGTATGCAGAGAGAGGCACGGAGAGAGTTCTGAAGGAATTGTTAACGCACCGAGTTGCAGGACCTCTTTTTTTACCTAAAGGTAAAGGTTTAAATGGAGCCCCGCTGGATGCTCCAATTGTCTTGCCCTCTTGGTTGTCTGAGGAAGATTTCAAGTACTACACCAACAAATTTGAGCAGAAAGGCTTTACTGGAGGATTAAACTATTATCGGAATCTGGATAG GAACTGGGAGCTCACAGCACCATGGACAGGGGCTCAAGTGACAGTACCTGTCAAGTTTATTATTGGTGATGAGGACCTGACCTATAATTCTCTTGGTGGGAAGGATTATATAGACTCAGGCGGGTTCAAGAGAGACGTTCCATTTTTAGAGGAACTAGTCGTAATGGAAGGAGTAGGGCATTTCCTCAATCAAGAGAAGGCGGATGAGATCAATAAGCACATTTATGATTTCTTTCAAAAGTTCTAG
- the LOC112328798 gene encoding uncharacterized protein LOC112328798 isoform X4 gives MASSIEHRTINVNGINIHVAIKGPENAPVILFIHGFPQLWYSWRHQIEALSSLGYRAVAPDLRGYGDTDAPAEVTSYTVLHVVGDLIGLLDVVAPNQESVFVVGHDWGALIAWHLSLFRPDRVKALVNLSVLFNPRNPSRKVIATLKAVYGDDYYIIRFQEPGEIEAEFAEIGTEKVLKEFLTYRTPAPIFLPKGQGFNGKPLDTPVVLPSWLSEEDVKYYTSKFEQKGFTGGLNYYRNLDRNWELTAPWTGAQIKVPVKFIVGDQDLTYNSLGAKDYIAKGGFKRDVPFLQDLVVMEGVGHFINEEKPEEISKHIYDFFQKL, from the exons ATGGCCTCCTCCATAGAACACAGAACCATTAATGTCAATGGCATTAATATTCATGTAGCAATCAAAGGTCCAGAGAATGCCCCAGTTATTCTCTTCATCCATGGATTCCCTCAACTATGGTATTCCTGGAGACACCAGATTGAGGCTCTATCCTCACTTGGCTACAGAGCTGTGGCACCGGACTTGAGAGGGTATGGTGACACAGATGCGCCAGCTGAGGTTACAAGTTACACCGTTCTCCATGTGGTTGGTGATTTGATTGGGTTGCTTGATGTTGTAGCTCCGAATCAAGAGAGTGTTTTTGTTGTGGGACATGATTGGGGTGCTTTGATAGCTTGGCATTTGTCTTTGTTTAGACCAGATAGAGTTAAAGCTTTGGTTAACTTGAGTGTTTTGTTTAATCCAAGGAATCCCAGTAGGAAAGTTATTGCGACTTTGAAGGCTGTTTATGGTGAcgattattatattatcagattccag GAGCCTGGAGAGATTGAAGCTGAGTTTGCAGAGATAGGTACAGAGAAAGTTCTCAAGGAATTCTTAACCTACCGCACTCCAGCTCCTATCTTTTTACCTAAAGGCCAAGGGTTTAATGGAAAGCCTCTGGACACTCCAGTTGTCTTACCCTCTTGGTTGTCTGAAGAAGATGTCAAGTACTACACCAGCAAGTTTGAGCAGAAAGGCTTTACTGGAGGATTGAACTATTACCGCAATCTTGACCG GAACTGGGAACTTACCGCACCATGGACTGGAGCTCAAATAAAAGTTCCAGTCAAGTTTATCGTGGGTGATCAGGACCTCACCTATAATTCTCTCGGTGCCAAGGATTATATAGCCAAGGGCGGGTTCAAAAGAGACGTTCCATTTCTACAGGAC
- the LOC112328798 gene encoding uncharacterized protein LOC112328798 isoform X3, translating into MASSIEHRTINVNGINIHVAIKGPENAPVILFIHGFPQLWYSWRHQIEALSSLGYRAVAPDLRGYGDTDAPAEVTSYTVLHVVGDLIGLLDVVAPNQESVFVVGHDWGALIAWHLSLFRPDRVKALVNLSVLFNPRNPSRKVIATLKAVYGDDYYIIRFQEPGEIEAEFAEIGTEKVLKEFLTYRTPAPIFLPKGQGFNGKPLDTPVVLPSWLSEEDVKYYTSKFEQKGFTGGLNYYRNLDRNWELTAPWTGAQIKVPVKFIVGDQDLTYNSLGAKDYIAKGGFKRDVPFLQDLVVMEGVGHFINEEKPEEISKHIYDFFQKL; encoded by the exons ATGGCCTCCTCCATAGAACACAGAACCATTAATGTCAATGGCATTAATATTCATGTAGCAATCAAAGGTCCAGAGAATGCCCCAGTTATTCTCTTCATCCATGGATTCCCTCAACTATGGTATTCCTGGAGACACCAGATTGAGGCTCTATCCTCACTTGGCTACAGAGCTGTGGCACCGGACTTGAGAGGGTATGGTGACACAGATGCGCCAGCTGAGGTTACAAGTTACACCGTTCTCCATGTGGTTGGTGATTTGATTGGGTTGCTTGATGTTGTAGCTCCGAATCAAGAGAGTGTTTTTGTTGTGGGACATGATTGGGGTGCTTTGATAGCTTGGCATTTGTCTTTGTTTAGACCAGATAGAGTTAAAGCTTTGGTTAACTTGAGTGTTTTGTTTAATCCAAGGAATCCCAGTAGGAAAGTTATTGCGACTTTGAAGGCTGTTTATGGTGAcgattattatattatcagattccag GAGCCTGGAGAGATTGAAGCTGAGTTTGCAGAGATAGGTACAGAGAAAGTTCTCAAGGAATTCTTAACCTACCGCACTCCAGCTCCTATCTTTTTACCTAAAGGCCAAGGGTTTAATGGAAAGCCTCTGGACACTCCAGTTGTCTTACCCTCTTGGTTGTCTGAAGAAGATGTCAAGTACTACACCAGCAAGTTTGAGCAGAAAGGCTTTACTGGAGGATTGAACTATTACCGCAATCTTGACCG GAACTGGGAACTTACCGCACCATGGACTGGAGCTCAAATAAAAGTTCCAGTCAAGTTTATCGTGGGTGATCAGGACCTCACCTATAATTCTCTCGGTGCCAAGGATTATATAGCCAAGGGCGGGTTCAAAAGAGACGTTCCATTTCTACAGGACCTAGTTGTAATGGAAG
- the LOC112328798 gene encoding uncharacterized protein LOC112328798 isoform X1: MASSIEHRTINVNGINIHVAIKGPENAPVILFIHGFPQLWYSWRHQIEALSSLGYRAVAPDLRGYGDTDAPAEVTSYTVLHVVGDLIGLLDVVAPNQESVFVVGHDWGALIAWHLSLFRPDRVKALVNLSVLFNPRNPSRKVIATLKAVYGDDYYIIRFQEPGEIEAEFAEIGTEKVLKEFLTYRTPAPIFLPKGQGFNGKPLDTPVVLPSWLSEEDVKYYTSKFEQKGFTGGLNYYRNLDRNWELTAPWTGAQIKVPVKFIVGDQDLTYNSLGAKDYIAKGGFKRDVPFLQDLVVMEGVGHFINEEKPEEISKHIYDFFQKSSSLAWFPSCCLC, encoded by the exons ATGGCCTCCTCCATAGAACACAGAACCATTAATGTCAATGGCATTAATATTCATGTAGCAATCAAAGGTCCAGAGAATGCCCCAGTTATTCTCTTCATCCATGGATTCCCTCAACTATGGTATTCCTGGAGACACCAGATTGAGGCTCTATCCTCACTTGGCTACAGAGCTGTGGCACCGGACTTGAGAGGGTATGGTGACACAGATGCGCCAGCTGAGGTTACAAGTTACACCGTTCTCCATGTGGTTGGTGATTTGATTGGGTTGCTTGATGTTGTAGCTCCGAATCAAGAGAGTGTTTTTGTTGTGGGACATGATTGGGGTGCTTTGATAGCTTGGCATTTGTCTTTGTTTAGACCAGATAGAGTTAAAGCTTTGGTTAACTTGAGTGTTTTGTTTAATCCAAGGAATCCCAGTAGGAAAGTTATTGCGACTTTGAAGGCTGTTTATGGTGAcgattattatattatcagattccag GAGCCTGGAGAGATTGAAGCTGAGTTTGCAGAGATAGGTACAGAGAAAGTTCTCAAGGAATTCTTAACCTACCGCACTCCAGCTCCTATCTTTTTACCTAAAGGCCAAGGGTTTAATGGAAAGCCTCTGGACACTCCAGTTGTCTTACCCTCTTGGTTGTCTGAAGAAGATGTCAAGTACTACACCAGCAAGTTTGAGCAGAAAGGCTTTACTGGAGGATTGAACTATTACCGCAATCTTGACCG GAACTGGGAACTTACCGCACCATGGACTGGAGCTCAAATAAAAGTTCCAGTCAAGTTTATCGTGGGTGATCAGGACCTCACCTATAATTCTCTCGGTGCCAAGGATTATATAGCCAAGGGCGGGTTCAAAAGAGACGTTCCATTTCTACAGGACCTAGTTGTAATGGAAGGTGTGGGTCATTTTATCAATGAAGAGAAACCTGAAGAGATCAGTAAGCACATTTACGACTTCTTTCAAAAGTCTAGTTCGCTTGCTTGGTTTCCTTCCTGTTGTCTTTGCTGA